Within Candidatus Latescibacterota bacterium, the genomic segment CTGATGATGACCGACCGTCTGGCTGCGCCCGCCGTTGCCGTTCCAAAAGCGCCTAAGGCGAAAGCCAAGGCCGTGATCCAGATCTGGATGTGGGGCGGGCCGTCCCACCTGGACACGTTCGATCCTAAACCCGAGGCCGGCTACGATTACTGCGGTCCCCTTGACAAGCCGATTGCGACCAACGCCGACGGCGTACAAATCGGCCAGATGCTTCCGCTGTTGGCCCAGCAGGCCGACAAGTACTCGATTATTCGCAGCATGACGCACGGCAACAA encodes:
- a CDS encoding DUF1501 domain-containing protein, producing MRTERSHHAITSNRGRAHRGEPLCRRELMRRGLLGATGLMMTDRLAAPAVAVPKAPKAKAKAVIQIWMWGGPSHLDTFDPKPEAGYDYCGPLDKPIATNADGVQIGQMLPLLAQQADKYSIIRSMTHGN